From Flavipsychrobacter sp., a single genomic window includes:
- a CDS encoding glycosyltransferase family 4 protein, translating into MNILLATEVIHPGGAETFILRLATSLQKAGHNVHLFIFYKDGFNDKLYNLLAPNVPITKAHIPNSFLLRKIDGVLFRLKIDYSFRIQYIKKALRKVIATHKTEVIHSHLLKTDSVCLDVASEQNIPVVNTIHGDYLQFYNKTKNNVPIPLLNYQKKATHNLKRLNRVVCISDKQLAFFKEHFAEETNNKLSKIYNGYTGQVKRQPKELRNKLHIPDGDFVFGMVSRGILEKGWQVAIDAFIKIKTDNTHLVLVGASDYLTELQEQYASEKNIHFTGHADNPLDWVNMMDVGLLPTTYPSESLPTVVIEYLCCGKPVVASNAGEINNMIKCGEAVAGLIIPIENNTVSANDVGRAMNTYLNDKPLLEKHIANTSICYEQFDMKKCIDAYLKEYKHF; encoded by the coding sequence ATGAATATACTGTTAGCTACAGAAGTAATACATCCCGGTGGAGCTGAAACATTTATCTTGCGCTTAGCAACCTCGTTGCAAAAAGCAGGGCACAATGTGCATTTGTTTATTTTCTACAAAGATGGCTTTAATGATAAGCTCTACAACTTACTAGCACCTAACGTTCCCATTACTAAGGCTCATATCCCTAACTCATTTCTACTAAGAAAAATAGACGGCGTTCTGTTTCGCCTGAAGATAGACTACAGCTTTAGAATACAATACATCAAAAAAGCTTTAAGAAAAGTAATAGCTACGCACAAAACAGAGGTCATACATAGCCATTTACTTAAAACAGATAGCGTATGTCTTGATGTGGCATCAGAACAGAATATCCCTGTTGTAAATACCATTCACGGAGACTATCTACAGTTTTACAACAAGACAAAGAACAATGTGCCGATACCATTGCTCAACTATCAGAAAAAAGCAACGCATAACCTTAAACGTTTAAATAGAGTTGTTTGCATATCAGACAAACAATTGGCTTTCTTTAAAGAGCATTTTGCCGAAGAGACCAACAACAAACTCAGCAAGATATACAATGGCTATACAGGACAAGTAAAAAGACAACCGAAAGAGCTAAGAAACAAACTACATATCCCTGACGGGGATTTTGTATTCGGTATGGTATCTCGAGGCATACTAGAAAAAGGATGGCAAGTAGCTATCGATGCCTTTATAAAAATAAAGACAGACAATACTCATTTAGTACTGGTGGGTGCTAGCGATTACCTTACAGAGCTACAAGAGCAGTACGCTAGCGAAAAGAATATTCACTTCACAGGTCATGCGGACAATCCACTTGACTGGGTAAATATGATGGATGTGGGACTACTACCTACTACCTACCCCTCAGAAAGTCTGCCAACAGTTGTGATAGAATACCTATGCTGCGGCAAGCCAGTAGTTGCATCCAATGCTGGTGAGATCAACAACATGATAAAGTGTGGCGAGGCTGTTGCAGGACTTATTATTCCAATAGAGAACAATACGGTATCGGCCAATGACGTTGGCCGGGCGATGAACACTTACCTGAACGATAAACCCCTACTTGAGAAGCATATAGCCAATACCTCTATTTGCTATGAGCAGTTTGACATGAAAAAATGTATTGATGCCTATTTAAAGGAATACAAACACTTTTAA
- a CDS encoding glycosyltransferase family 25 protein gives MKIYVINMKRSIYRRESMEKMLQSMELNYEIVEAVDGKLLTEEEYIKHTTNPKEFTRSQTGCALSHINVYRKVIAGKEDYALVLEDDVKITEKKFKQFLEQIKAKLNPDNITLLTYFWCREGYLDLKKQEGKTIKADKTYHICTPSEIHGIGRAAAYILSKQTCQRMVDVNYPLLAQADSWVVFKQEGAFHSIDCIFPAPITENEQFGSEIDYTQTKTQAFLKRLITTIVNKKIPIFSTIITRRRQAYSNSLKKFRLID, from the coding sequence ATGAAAATCTACGTTATCAACATGAAACGAAGTATCTATAGAAGAGAATCTATGGAGAAAATGCTACAAAGCATGGAGCTTAATTATGAAATAGTAGAAGCTGTTGATGGTAAACTGCTCACTGAAGAAGAATATATCAAACACACCACCAACCCCAAAGAGTTCACACGCTCACAAACAGGTTGTGCGCTATCGCACATCAACGTATACCGAAAAGTAATAGCAGGAAAAGAGGACTACGCTTTAGTGTTGGAAGATGATGTAAAGATCACAGAAAAGAAATTCAAACAGTTTTTAGAACAAATAAAAGCTAAACTAAACCCTGATAACATAACCTTACTTACCTACTTTTGGTGTAGAGAGGGTTATTTAGACCTAAAAAAGCAGGAAGGTAAAACCATAAAAGCAGATAAAACTTATCATATCTGCACCCCATCAGAAATACATGGCATAGGCCGTGCTGCTGCTTATATTTTATCAAAACAGACTTGTCAGCGCATGGTAGACGTCAACTATCCACTGCTAGCGCAAGCCGACTCTTGGGTTGTTTTCAAACAGGAAGGAGCCTTTCATTCTATTGATTGTATTTTCCCTGCACCTATTACTGAAAATGAACAATTCGGATCGGAAATAGACTATACCCAAACAAAAACACAAGCATTTTTAAAAAGATTGATTACTACTATAGTAAACAAGAAGATTCCTATTTTTAGTACTATCATTACACGTAGACGACAAGCCTATTCAAATTCTTTAAAAAAATTTCGCCTAATAGACTAA
- a CDS encoding glycosyltransferase family 4 protein has translation MNAKKKILVVSFQSLTANSAGGMARLGYYLSKELHQRNLLEKFIVFSKGKHTTDFPCEPVSKWSRYYLFLLNKLNQFLKIPAHKFRLIQEQQYDRFCTQHITKDIGILFTTNAHMRRTFKKAKRLGIPIVYIPANQEENYIYDLITKEQNLLGIHNTDAYTYQPRLQFYNQSIGYVDTVIGTYPTVYDSYVNAARKSYEVVNITGHLKPDFKPYTLEERTKGATFHVGYMAHTVVLKGLQYLLTAWKELQEENKDLNIELSVAGYIEPKLKDYIAEHFGNLKKIKYLGHVSSVPEFLKTLDIFVIPSLSEGGPYTALEAAHYGVPVIITENCGSGELLSRDNSGCVIIPIRDAGRIKQEVLNAYNNRAALPQMGINAKTNLDNYKMQELFTALVDYLEKKVTKL, from the coding sequence ATGAACGCAAAAAAGAAAATACTAGTCGTCTCCTTTCAATCGCTTACCGCTAATAGTGCGGGCGGCATGGCCAGATTGGGCTATTACTTATCAAAAGAATTGCATCAACGTAATTTATTAGAAAAGTTTATCGTTTTTTCAAAAGGGAAACATACGACAGACTTCCCTTGCGAACCTGTATCTAAATGGTCGCGCTATTATTTATTCTTACTCAACAAACTGAACCAGTTCTTAAAAATACCTGCGCATAAGTTCAGGTTGATACAAGAACAACAATACGATCGTTTCTGCACACAGCATATCACAAAAGACATTGGTATTTTATTCACCACCAATGCTCATATGCGAAGAACATTTAAAAAAGCCAAACGGTTAGGCATTCCTATTGTATACATCCCTGCCAATCAGGAAGAGAACTATATTTACGACCTCATCACTAAAGAGCAGAACCTACTTGGCATTCATAATACCGATGCCTATACTTATCAACCAAGGCTACAGTTCTACAATCAATCCATAGGGTATGTAGACACTGTAATAGGTACCTACCCAACGGTTTATGACAGCTATGTAAATGCTGCACGTAAAAGCTATGAAGTAGTTAATATAACAGGACACTTAAAACCTGACTTCAAACCATATACATTAGAAGAGCGTACCAAAGGTGCTACTTTTCATGTAGGTTATATGGCACATACTGTGGTACTAAAAGGGTTGCAATATTTATTGACAGCATGGAAAGAACTACAGGAAGAGAACAAAGACCTGAATATAGAGCTATCTGTTGCCGGATATATAGAACCTAAATTAAAAGACTATATAGCAGAACACTTTGGCAACCTGAAGAAAATTAAATACTTAGGGCATGTATCCAGTGTACCTGAGTTTTTAAAAACCTTAGACATCTTCGTCATCCCTAGCCTTTCAGAAGGAGGACCATATACTGCGTTAGAAGCAGCTCATTATGGCGTGCCAGTTATCATAACAGAGAACTGTGGTTCAGGCGAGTTGCTGAGTAGAGATAACAGTGGTTGTGTCATAATACCTATTAGAGATGCAGGAAGGATAAAACAAGAAGTGCTAAATGCTTATAACAACAGAGCGGCATTGCCACAAATGGGCATCAATGCCAAGACAAATTTAGACAACTATAAAATGCAGGAGCTTTTTACAGCTTTAGTAGATTATTTAGAGAAAAAGGTAACCAAATTATAG